In a single window of the Desulfovibrio sp. ZJ209 genome:
- the icd gene encoding NADP-dependent isocitrate dehydrogenase — protein MRKTIYWIEGDGIGPEIWRAARPVIDEALAAESDMRLDWQELLAGEKAREAEGTPLPEATLTALRGADIAMKGPLGTPVGTGIRSLNVALRQGLDLYACIRPVRHIPGLETPVKHPERVDMVIFRENTEDVYAGVEFAAGTPEARKLAEFLRDELGVTRVAEVAAIGIKPMTESGSKRLVRRALRYALENGRPSLTLVHKGNIMKFTEGAFRQWGYDVAAEEFGNQTCTEKDPVPGRLVVKDRIADAMFQEALLRPEAYSVLATPNLNGDYISDALAAQVGGLGLAPGVNMSDSLAFFEATHGTAPAIAGKDRANPGSIILCGALLMEHLGVPAAADRIRSAVAKAIAGKAVTEDLAAQVPGSRVVGCKEFGEIIGENL, from the coding sequence ATGCGCAAGACCATCTACTGGATCGAGGGCGACGGCATCGGGCCGGAAATCTGGCGCGCGGCGCGGCCGGTCATCGACGAGGCGCTGGCCGCGGAATCGGATATGCGGCTCGACTGGCAGGAACTGCTCGCCGGCGAAAAGGCCCGCGAAGCGGAGGGTACGCCGCTCCCCGAGGCCACGCTCACTGCCCTGCGCGGGGCCGACATCGCCATGAAGGGCCCTCTCGGCACGCCCGTGGGCACGGGCATCCGCAGCCTCAACGTGGCCCTGCGGCAGGGGCTCGACCTCTATGCCTGCATCCGCCCGGTGCGCCATATCCCGGGGCTGGAAACGCCGGTCAAGCACCCGGAGCGCGTGGACATGGTCATCTTTCGGGAGAACACCGAAGATGTCTATGCCGGCGTTGAGTTCGCCGCGGGCACGCCCGAGGCGCGCAAGCTGGCGGAATTTTTGCGCGACGAGCTCGGCGTGACGCGCGTGGCCGAAGTGGCGGCCATCGGCATCAAGCCCATGACCGAGTCCGGCTCCAAGCGCCTCGTGCGCCGCGCCCTGCGCTACGCGCTGGAGAACGGGCGCCCGAGCCTGACCCTCGTCCACAAGGGCAATATCATGAAGTTCACGGAAGGCGCCTTCCGCCAGTGGGGCTATGATGTGGCGGCGGAAGAGTTTGGGAACCAGACCTGCACCGAAAAAGACCCGGTCCCCGGGCGCCTGGTGGTCAAGGACCGCATCGCCGACGCCATGTTCCAGGAGGCCCTGCTCCGGCCCGAGGCCTACAGCGTGCTCGCCACGCCCAACCTGAACGGCGACTATATTTCGGACGCGCTGGCCGCGCAGGTGGGCGGCCTCGGGCTCGCGCCGGGCGTCAACATGTCAGACTCGCTGGCCTTTTTCGAAGCCACGCACGGCACCGCCCCGGCCATCGCCGGCAAGGACAGGGCCAATCCCGGGAGCATCATCCTGTGCGGGGCACTGCTCATGGAGCATCTGGGCGTGCCCGCCGCGGCGGACCGTATCCGTTCGGCCGTGGCCAAGGCCATCGCCGGCAAGGCCGTCACCGAGGATCTTGCGGCCCAGGTTCCGGGGAGCCGCGTGGTGGGCTGCAAGGAATTCGGCGAGATCATCGGCGAGAATCTTTAA
- a CDS encoding translation initiation factor IF-2 produces the protein MSLMWWVIAGAVMLAGLVFCFRIMRRGMSTLDDDRGKFLARIRDGEHKLEEEQKQVAADEHMALMRAAVEDLLRLADSPPGYRMETAGRTILLHTPKGTWRLELAMREIGLKSRQKVLHGRPRWLLSGPGHEEQHADAAAVMRSLDAHLRTEGELAPEPPHLARRLEPGTQAQRRAPRPAPHTAAPGGRKRRTGLAASARGLPAQASKKAR, from the coding sequence ATGAGTCTCATGTGGTGGGTCATCGCCGGGGCCGTGATGCTGGCGGGGCTCGTTTTCTGTTTCCGCATCATGCGGCGCGGCATGAGCACCCTGGACGATGACCGGGGCAAGTTTCTCGCGCGTATCCGCGACGGGGAACACAAGCTCGAGGAAGAGCAGAAGCAGGTCGCGGCGGACGAGCACATGGCCCTCATGCGCGCGGCCGTGGAAGACCTGTTGCGCCTGGCGGATTCGCCCCCGGGCTACCGCATGGAAACGGCCGGCCGGACCATCCTTTTGCACACGCCGAAAGGGACATGGCGGCTTGAGCTCGCCATGCGCGAGATTGGCCTAAAATCCCGGCAAAAAGTGCTCCACGGGCGCCCGCGCTGGCTTTTGAGCGGCCCGGGCCATGAGGAGCAGCATGCGGACGCGGCCGCCGTCATGCGCAGCCTGGACGCCCACCTGCGGACGGAGGGTGAGCTTGCCCCGGAGCCGCCCCACCTTGCGCGCCGGCTGGAGCCGGGCACGCAAGCCCAGCGGCGCGCGCCGAGGCCGGCCCCGCACACGGCCGCGCCTGGGGGGCGGAAGCGGCGCACGGGCCTCGCCGCATCCGCCAGGGGCTTGCCCGCTCAGGCTTCAAAAAAGGCGCGGTAG
- a CDS encoding hydratase, which produces MITLSAEKTVINEGQLQSAAEAQAKGVDLGKAARNTLAARILAAHQAKDAPKDGQVHVHFDALASHDITYVGIIQTARASGLKEFPLPYVLTNCHNSLCAVGGTINEDDHLFGLAAAKKYGGIFVPPHLAVIHQYMREMMTSCGGMILGSDSHTRYGALGVMGVGEGGPELVKQLLGKTWDVAEPEVVAVWLEGEPAPGVGPQDVALALIGAVFKDGFVKNKVLEFMGPGVGALSVDFRCGVDVMTTETACLSSIWPTDAKVRDWLTLHGRANDFKELRLEGPACYDGLVRIDLAAVEPMIALPFHPSNVHTIAEVTAHAEELLGDVEEEAVRLFGDAGKGLKLRDKIRTGAIVADQGIIAGCAGGTFENISLASAILGTWKEPNPHFTFSVYPASVPQAVALVNNGATERLMTLGANVKTAFCGPCFGAGDTPAHGGLSLRHTTRNFPNREGSKPGEGQIAAVALMDARSIAATAANAGRLTPATSLDWSSPDLKVDLKYHFNPEVYQRRVYNGFGHPDPQMELVFGPNIADWPELTPLPEHLVLEVASVITDPVTTTDELIPSGETSSLRSNPQKLAEFTLSRKDPGYVGRAKAAQSLEKKRLANPDDAEVLAKVRGLIDICSEQPAVASMLADPHPLRQVGIGSLVFAFKPGDGSAREQAASSQKVLGGWANLAVEYATKRYRSNLINWGILPFLVEKELARDLKPGDWLMVPDVRAAIAAGRSTILAALVHTGVEAGKKPWAEQVALSLRGLTENERQILLDGSLINHYARSKGI; this is translated from the coding sequence ATGATCACCCTTTCCGCAGAAAAAACCGTCATCAACGAGGGGCAGCTCCAAAGCGCCGCCGAGGCCCAGGCCAAGGGCGTCGACCTTGGCAAGGCCGCCCGCAACACGCTGGCCGCGCGCATCCTCGCCGCCCACCAGGCCAAGGACGCGCCAAAGGACGGCCAGGTGCACGTGCATTTTGACGCGCTCGCCTCGCACGACATCACCTATGTGGGCATCATCCAGACCGCCCGCGCCTCGGGCCTCAAGGAATTCCCGCTGCCCTATGTGCTCACCAACTGCCACAACAGCCTCTGTGCCGTCGGCGGCACCATCAATGAGGATGACCATCTCTTCGGCCTTGCCGCCGCCAAGAAGTACGGCGGCATCTTCGTGCCCCCGCATCTCGCGGTCATCCACCAGTACATGCGCGAGATGATGACGAGCTGCGGCGGCATGATCCTTGGCTCGGACAGCCACACCCGCTATGGCGCTCTCGGCGTCATGGGCGTGGGCGAGGGCGGGCCCGAGCTCGTCAAACAGCTACTCGGCAAAACGTGGGACGTGGCCGAGCCCGAAGTGGTGGCCGTGTGGCTCGAGGGCGAGCCCGCCCCCGGCGTGGGCCCGCAGGACGTGGCGCTCGCGCTCATCGGCGCCGTGTTCAAGGACGGCTTCGTCAAGAACAAGGTGCTCGAGTTCATGGGCCCGGGCGTGGGCGCTCTTTCCGTCGACTTCCGCTGCGGCGTGGACGTGATGACCACGGAAACGGCCTGTCTCTCGTCCATCTGGCCCACGGACGCCAAGGTGCGCGACTGGCTCACCCTGCACGGGCGCGCCAACGACTTCAAGGAGCTGCGCCTTGAAGGGCCGGCCTGTTATGACGGCCTCGTGCGCATCGACCTTGCGGCGGTGGAGCCCATGATCGCCTTGCCCTTCCACCCGAGCAACGTGCACACCATCGCCGAAGTGACCGCCCATGCCGAGGAGCTTTTGGGCGACGTGGAAGAGGAGGCCGTGCGCCTCTTCGGGGACGCGGGCAAGGGCCTCAAGCTGCGCGACAAGATCCGCACCGGGGCCATCGTGGCCGACCAAGGCATCATCGCCGGCTGCGCTGGGGGCACCTTTGAAAATATCAGCCTCGCTTCAGCCATCCTCGGCACCTGGAAGGAGCCCAACCCGCACTTCACGTTCTCCGTCTATCCGGCGAGCGTGCCGCAGGCCGTGGCGCTGGTGAACAACGGCGCGACAGAAAGGCTCATGACGCTCGGCGCCAACGTCAAGACGGCCTTCTGCGGGCCCTGCTTCGGCGCGGGCGACACGCCGGCCCACGGCGGCCTCTCGCTGCGCCACACCACGCGCAACTTCCCCAACCGCGAAGGCTCCAAGCCGGGCGAAGGGCAGATCGCGGCCGTTGCCCTCATGGACGCGCGCTCCATCGCCGCCACCGCGGCCAATGCCGGCCGTCTCACGCCGGCCACCTCGCTCGACTGGAGCTCGCCTGACCTCAAGGTAGACCTCAAGTACCACTTTAACCCCGAGGTCTACCAGCGTCGCGTGTACAACGGTTTCGGCCATCCCGACCCGCAGATGGAGCTCGTCTTCGGCCCCAATATCGCCGACTGGCCCGAGCTCACGCCGCTGCCGGAACATCTGGTGCTCGAGGTGGCGAGCGTCATCACCGACCCCGTGACCACCACGGACGAGCTTATCCCCTCGGGTGAAACGTCCTCCCTGCGCTCCAACCCGCAAAAGCTCGCGGAGTTCACGCTTTCCCGCAAGGATCCGGGCTATGTGGGGCGCGCCAAGGCGGCGCAGTCCCTGGAGAAGAAGCGGCTCGCCAACCCCGACGACGCCGAGGTGCTGGCCAAGGTGCGCGGCCTGATTGACATCTGCTCGGAGCAGCCCGCCGTGGCCTCCATGCTGGCGGACCCGCATCCGCTCAGGCAGGTGGGCATCGGCTCACTTGTCTTCGCGTTCAAGCCCGGCGACGGGTCGGCGCGCGAGCAGGCGGCCTCCTCGCAGAAGGTGCTCGGCGGCTGGGCGAACCTCGCCGTGGAATACGCCACCAAGCGCTACCGCTCCAACCTCATCAACTGGGGCATCCTGCCTTTCCTGGTGGAAAAGGAGCTTGCGCGCGACCTCAAGCCCGGCGACTGGCTCATGGTGCCCGATGTGCGCGCCGCCATCGCGGCGGGCAGGTCGACCATCCTGGCGGCGCTGGTGCATACCGGGGTGGAGGCCGGCAAGAAGCCTTGGGCAGAGCAGGTGGCTCTTTCCCTGCGCGGCCTGACGGAAAATGAGCGCCAGATACTCCTCGACGGCAGCCTCATCAACCACTATGCCCGGTCAAAGGGCATCTAG
- a CDS encoding LysE family transporter, with amino-acid sequence MLPLENLLLFVPAMALLVMLPGPDFALVSRVALLEGAGPGRAAACGVALGITVHTACAIAGISAVIAASATLFQLLRYAGAAYLFWLGVQSFRQKAQPIEARGEQEAVVARGQQAPLRRAFRQGFLTNALNPKAILYFLTLLPQFISPVAPAEPQLLEMGVITAVECLVWYLFLAQILGRVRRVFAAPRFQRWLHRVTGAIFLGFGLRLALAGND; translated from the coding sequence ATGCTGCCGCTGGAAAACCTGCTCCTCTTTGTTCCGGCCATGGCGCTCCTCGTCATGCTGCCCGGGCCGGACTTCGCGCTCGTGAGCCGCGTGGCCCTGCTGGAGGGCGCGGGGCCGGGCAGGGCGGCGGCCTGCGGCGTGGCGCTCGGCATCACCGTGCACACGGCGTGTGCCATTGCCGGCATCTCTGCCGTCATCGCGGCCTCGGCCACGCTGTTTCAGCTGCTCAGGTATGCCGGCGCGGCCTACCTCTTCTGGCTGGGCGTCCAGTCCTTCCGGCAAAAGGCGCAGCCCATTGAAGCCAGAGGGGAGCAAGAGGCAGTGGTAGCGCGAGGGCAGCAGGCCCCGTTGCGGCGCGCGTTCCGACAGGGTTTTTTGACCAATGCGCTCAATCCCAAGGCCATCCTCTACTTTCTCACTCTGTTGCCGCAATTTATTTCCCCGGTTGCGCCGGCAGAGCCGCAGCTGCTGGAGATGGGCGTTATTACCGCCGTTGAGTGCCTTGTCTGGTATCTCTTTCTCGCGCAAATCCTCGGCCGCGTGCGCCGGGTGTTCGCTGCTCCGCGCTTCCAGCGCTGGCTCCACCGCGTGACCGGCGCCATCTTTCTCGGTTTCGGCCTCAGGCTGGCCCTTGCAGGGAACGACTAG